One window from the genome of Streptomyces sp. WZ-12 encodes:
- a CDS encoding isochorismatase family protein, producing the protein MPATTLDATTALVLIDLQKGITALPTVHPAAEVVARGAQLATAFRAHGLPVVLVNVTGGAPGRTEAGGHGGTPPADWAELVPELDAQPGDLRVTKQRWGAFHDTDLDAELRRRGVTQVVFAGIATSIGVESSARAAHEHGYHVTVAVDAVTDLDADAHHHSVRRIFPRLGETDTTEAIIGLLG; encoded by the coding sequence GTGCCCGCGACCACCTTGGACGCCACCACCGCACTGGTCCTGATCGACCTCCAGAAGGGCATCACCGCGCTGCCCACCGTCCACCCGGCCGCCGAGGTCGTGGCCCGCGGCGCCCAACTCGCCACAGCGTTCCGGGCCCACGGGCTACCGGTCGTCCTGGTGAACGTCACCGGCGGCGCCCCGGGCCGCACCGAGGCCGGCGGCCACGGCGGCACCCCGCCCGCCGACTGGGCCGAGCTGGTGCCCGAACTGGACGCGCAACCTGGCGACCTCCGCGTCACCAAGCAGCGGTGGGGGGCCTTCCACGACACCGACCTGGACGCCGAGTTGCGGCGCCGCGGGGTCACTCAGGTCGTCTTCGCCGGGATCGCCACCAGCATCGGCGTGGAGTCCAGCGCCCGCGCCGCGCACGAGCACGGCTACCACGTCACCGTCGCCGTGGACGCGGTGACCGACCTGGACGCGGACGCGCACCACCACAGCGTGCGGCGGATCTTCCCGCGGCTCGGCGAGACCGACACCACGGAGGCGATCATCGGCCTTCTGGGCTGA
- a CDS encoding heparin lyase I family protein, producing the protein MERPLTHRIRWGVALVAGIALTGACSAAAQQAPSAARPGGAHPAADHHAAPLWRADPAKGTAAFEGVETKPGSVKVVDDPTGKHGKSYELHTSGDKIDGPTRVRVETRGHRTANGPLRFSKEGDVYYIGWRSMWGPLPTRKGGWVVLWQLKDYGSGAATPPLSLRARGDGSVDLEYADPKLKTTRLWHTPLALNTWHDFVIGIKVSKDPAKGWVRLWHDGAAQKLPGGVEQYPAATLRADWVTDKWGVYRSDTVKGQATAYLNGPAVGRSYGDVAPTG; encoded by the coding sequence ATGGAGCGCCCCCTAACCCACCGCATCCGGTGGGGAGTTGCCCTCGTCGCCGGTATCGCGCTGACCGGCGCCTGTTCCGCGGCCGCCCAACAGGCCCCGTCCGCGGCCCGGCCCGGCGGCGCGCACCCGGCCGCCGACCACCACGCGGCCCCCCTGTGGCGCGCCGACCCGGCCAAGGGCACCGCCGCCTTCGAGGGCGTGGAGACCAAGCCGGGCTCGGTCAAGGTCGTCGACGACCCGACCGGGAAGCACGGGAAGTCCTACGAACTCCACACCTCCGGCGACAAGATCGACGGCCCCACCCGGGTACGGGTGGAGACCCGCGGCCACCGCACCGCCAACGGGCCACTGCGCTTCTCCAAGGAGGGCGACGTCTACTACATCGGCTGGCGCTCGATGTGGGGCCCGCTGCCGACCCGGAAGGGCGGCTGGGTGGTCCTGTGGCAGCTCAAGGACTACGGCTCGGGTGCCGCCACCCCGCCGCTGTCGCTGCGCGCCCGCGGGGACGGCTCCGTCGACCTGGAGTACGCCGACCCGAAGTTGAAGACCACCCGGCTCTGGCACACCCCGCTCGCCCTCAACACCTGGCACGACTTCGTCATCGGCATCAAGGTCTCCAAGGACCCCGCCAAGGGCTGGGTGCGGCTGTGGCACGACGGCGCCGCCCAGAAGCTGCCCGGCGGCGTGGAGCAGTACCCCGCGGCGACGCTGCGCGCCGACTGGGTCACCGACAAGTGGGGCGTCTACCGTTCCGACACCGTCAAGGGCCAGGCCACCGCCTACCTCAACGGCCCTGCGGTGGGCCGCAGTTACGGGGACGTCGCGCCGACCGGCTGA
- a CDS encoding calcium:proton antiporter → MSPRTRRRTPFLRWTGALPVVAMVLLILVWGRSLPAPLVGVVSLFLAGAVLAAVHHAEVIAHRVGEPFGSLVLAVAVTIIEVALIVTLMVDGGEKSAPLARDTVFAAVMITCNGIVGLSLLVAALKRKVAVFNAEGTGAALASVATVAGLSLALPTFTTSTSGPQFSGPQLLFAAIAALTLYGLFVATQTFRHRDYFLPVTATGEVIDTEDHAHPPSAREALASLALLALALISVVGLAKAVSPTIESGVASAGLPSSVVGVVIALLVLLPETIAAVRAARRDRVQTSLNLGLGSAMASIGLTIPAVALATVWLKGPLILGLGATHMVLLVLTVVVGTLTVVPGRATLLQGGVHLTLLAAYLVLAVSP, encoded by the coding sequence ATGAGTCCCCGTACTCGTAGGCGTACTCCCTTCCTGCGCTGGACCGGTGCGCTGCCGGTCGTGGCGATGGTGCTGCTGATCCTGGTCTGGGGCCGGTCGTTGCCCGCGCCGCTGGTGGGGGTGGTGTCGCTGTTCCTGGCCGGGGCGGTGCTGGCGGCGGTGCACCACGCGGAGGTGATCGCGCACCGGGTGGGCGAGCCGTTCGGGTCGCTGGTGCTGGCGGTCGCGGTGACCATCATCGAGGTGGCGCTGATCGTCACGTTGATGGTCGACGGCGGGGAGAAGAGCGCACCGCTGGCCCGGGACACCGTCTTCGCGGCGGTGATGATCACCTGCAACGGCATCGTCGGGCTCAGCCTCCTGGTCGCCGCGCTCAAGCGGAAGGTGGCGGTCTTCAACGCCGAGGGCACCGGCGCCGCGCTGGCCTCGGTCGCCACGGTGGCCGGCCTCAGCCTGGCGCTGCCGACCTTCACCACCTCCACGTCCGGACCCCAGTTCTCCGGTCCGCAGTTGCTCTTCGCGGCGATCGCCGCGCTGACGCTGTACGGCCTGTTCGTCGCCACCCAGACCTTCCGGCACCGGGACTACTTCCTGCCGGTCACCGCCACCGGCGAGGTGATCGACACCGAGGACCACGCCCATCCGCCGTCCGCCAGGGAGGCGCTGGCCAGCCTGGCGTTGCTGGCGCTGGCGCTGATCTCGGTGGTGGGGCTGGCCAAGGCGGTCTCCCCCACCATCGAGTCCGGGGTGGCCAGCGCCGGCCTGCCGTCGTCCGTGGTCGGCGTGGTGATCGCGCTGCTGGTGCTGCTCCCGGAGACCATCGCGGCGGTCCGCGCGGCCCGCCGGGACCGGGTGCAGACCAGCCTCAACCTCGGCCTGGGCTCGGCGATGGCCAGCATCGGCCTGACGATCCCGGCGGTCGCGCTGGCCACGGTGTGGCTCAAGGGCCCGCTCATCCTGGGCCTGGGCGCCACCCACATGGTGCTGCTGGTGCTCACCGTCGTCGTCGGCACGCTGACGGTGGTGCCCGGCCGGGCCACCCTGCTCCAGGGCGGTGTCCATCTGACGCTGCTGGCGGCGTACCTCGTGCTCGCGGTCAGCCCCTGA
- a CDS encoding MarR family winged helix-turn-helix transcriptional regulator: MPDKDQKRIATDLGATVSLLMRRLRAASPQGELTPTQRAVLARIDADGPSTIAALARAELVRPQSMRVTVGALEEHGILARSPHPTDGRQVVFSLTEGGHRVLADVRAAKNDWLAVAIAEQLTADEQRTLAEATALIRRLIGE, from the coding sequence ATGCCAGACAAGGACCAGAAACGGATCGCCACCGACCTCGGCGCGACCGTGTCCCTGCTGATGCGCCGGCTGCGCGCGGCCTCGCCGCAGGGCGAGTTGACCCCGACCCAGCGCGCGGTGCTCGCCCGGATCGACGCCGACGGACCCTCCACCATCGCGGCGCTGGCCCGCGCCGAACTGGTGCGTCCGCAGTCGATGCGGGTGACCGTCGGCGCGCTGGAGGAGCACGGCATCCTCGCCCGCAGCCCGCACCCGACCGACGGCCGCCAGGTGGTCTTCTCGCTCACCGAGGGGGGCCACCGGGTCCTCGCGGACGTCCGGGCCGCCAAGAACGACTGGCTCGCGGTGGCCATCGCCGAGCAACTGACCGCCGACGAACAGCGGACGCTGGCCGAGGCGACCGCGCTGATACGGCGGCTGATCGGGGAATGA
- a CDS encoding MFS transporter → MSAPDAPDRSAGRSATPTAGPARLPAGEAGFGARLMTPLLLGSLLNPINSTMIATALVAIGRDFRVGPADTAWLISAMYLASAVGQPSLGRVADRFGPRRVFVAGTVAVCAAGLLGALAPTFALLIVSRIVLGVGAAAAYPAAMAMLRAESRRVGRPTPRAVLGRISLAALASAAVGPTLGGLLAATAGWRAVFAVNIPLALLALAGALVWLPADRDTRAATAADGPDAAARGSLDPFGIALFASALTCAMFFLLRLDAPQWPLLAPAAALTAVLVWWQLRHPQPFIDLRMLARNRALVLTYLRHGLAYLVIYCVLYGFSQWLEQAHGYSSFHAGLVMLPMSGAAALCSLAGARTRGIRAPLTVAAVCLTAGSAVFLLLRDTSPLPLLLVAGALFGIPQGLAATGNQAAVYAQAPADGVGAAAGLQRTAQYLGAITASSLIGLLYGQRATDPGLHAIALTGAVLGVLLLVLTLADRTLRTTGARTLD, encoded by the coding sequence ATGAGCGCCCCCGACGCCCCGGACCGGTCCGCGGGCCGCTCCGCCACCCCGACCGCCGGTCCGGCCCGACTCCCCGCCGGCGAGGCCGGTTTCGGCGCCCGTCTGATGACCCCGCTGCTGCTGGGGTCGCTCCTCAACCCCATCAACTCCACGATGATCGCCACCGCCCTGGTGGCCATCGGCCGGGACTTCCGCGTCGGCCCCGCCGACACCGCCTGGCTGATCTCGGCGATGTACCTCGCCAGCGCCGTGGGGCAGCCCTCGCTGGGCCGGGTCGCGGACCGGTTCGGACCGCGCCGGGTCTTCGTCGCCGGCACCGTGGCGGTCTGCGCGGCGGGCCTTCTCGGGGCGCTGGCCCCGACGTTCGCGCTGCTGATCGTCTCCCGGATCGTCCTCGGCGTCGGCGCCGCGGCCGCGTACCCGGCGGCGATGGCGATGCTGCGCGCCGAGTCGCGCCGGGTGGGGCGACCCACGCCGCGCGCCGTGCTCGGGCGGATCTCGCTGGCCGCGCTGGCCAGTGCGGCGGTCGGCCCCACCCTCGGCGGGCTGCTCGCCGCGACCGCCGGCTGGCGGGCGGTCTTCGCGGTCAACATCCCACTGGCGCTGCTGGCCCTGGCCGGCGCGCTGGTCTGGCTCCCGGCCGACCGGGACACCCGGGCGGCGACCGCGGCCGACGGCCCCGACGCCGCGGCCCGCGGCTCCCTCGACCCGTTCGGCATCGCGCTCTTCGCCTCCGCACTGACCTGCGCGATGTTCTTCCTGCTCCGGCTCGACGCCCCGCAGTGGCCGCTGCTCGCGCCGGCCGCCGCGCTCACCGCCGTCCTGGTGTGGTGGCAACTGCGCCACCCCCAACCCTTCATCGACCTACGGATGTTGGCCCGCAACCGCGCACTGGTACTGACCTACCTCCGGCACGGGCTGGCCTACCTGGTGATCTACTGCGTGCTGTACGGCTTCAGCCAGTGGCTGGAGCAGGCGCACGGCTACTCGTCCTTCCACGCCGGGCTGGTGATGCTGCCGATGTCCGGTGCGGCCGCGCTCTGTTCGCTCGCCGGCGCCCGGACCCGGGGCATCCGGGCCCCGCTGACCGTCGCGGCGGTCTGCCTGACGGCCGGCAGCGCGGTCTTCCTGCTGCTGCGCGACACCAGCCCACTGCCGCTGCTGCTGGTCGCCGGCGCGCTCTTCGGCATCCCGCAGGGCCTGGCCGCCACCGGCAACCAGGCCGCGGTCTACGCCCAGGCGCCGGCCGACGGCGTGGGCGCGGCCGCCGGCCTCCAGCGCACCGCCCAGTACCTCGGCGCGATCACCGCCTCCAGCCTCATCGGGCTGCTCTACGGCCAGCGCGCCACGGACCCGGGCCTGCACGCCATCGCGCTGACCGGCGCGGTGCTCGGCGTGCTGCTCCTGGTCCTCACCCTCGCCGACCGGACGCTCCGCACCACGGGCGCCCGCACCCTCGACTGA
- the ggt gene encoding gamma-glutamyltransferase translates to MSNARRLTVLGVTAALAGSLMAVPAAARTAAPRSGPATPAKTPVAVGYGGVVSSVDADASAAGIEVLRKGGNAVDAAVATAAALGVTEPYSAGVGGGGYFVYYDAKTKTVRTLDGRETAPRTATKNLFVENGKPIPFADAVTSGLSIGTPGTPATWDSALKKWGSRSLGQVLRPAERIAKNGFTVDATFRQQTADNEARFRDFPATAALFLPGGKLPVVGSTLKNPDLARTYRELGSKGIGALYHGSIGRDIVRTVQRPPVRAGADRKVRPGHLTTADLRAYHTLLHPPTHTTYRGLDVYGMAPSSSGGTSMAEALNILGKSDLSHLSETQFLHRYIEASRIAFADRGRWVGDPAFEDVPVKGLTSKRFADSRACLINDHKALTSPLAPGDPRHPKPCGSTGKAVPTTYEGENTTHLTVADKWGNIVAYTLTIEQTGGSGIAVPGRGFLLNNELTDFSFTPIDPAVHDPNLPGPGKRPRSSISPTIVLRHGAPVLAVGSPGGATIITTVLQTLINHLDRGMSLVDAIAAPRASQRNAAATELEPALYNSPLRKQLEALGHSFKLNPEIGAATGVQRLPDGRWLAAAEKVRRGGGSAQVVHPAP, encoded by the coding sequence ATGTCGAACGCCCGACGTCTCACCGTTCTGGGAGTCACGGCCGCGCTGGCCGGCTCCCTGATGGCGGTCCCCGCCGCGGCCCGGACCGCGGCACCCCGCTCCGGTCCCGCCACCCCCGCCAAGACCCCGGTCGCCGTCGGCTACGGCGGCGTGGTCTCCAGCGTCGACGCGGACGCCTCGGCCGCCGGCATCGAGGTGCTCCGCAAGGGCGGCAACGCGGTCGACGCGGCAGTCGCCACCGCCGCCGCCCTCGGCGTCACCGAGCCGTACTCGGCCGGCGTCGGAGGCGGCGGCTACTTCGTCTACTACGACGCCAAGACCAAGACCGTGCGCACCCTCGACGGCCGGGAGACCGCGCCCCGCACCGCCACCAAGAACCTCTTCGTGGAGAACGGCAAGCCGATACCGTTCGCCGACGCGGTCACCAGCGGGCTCAGCATCGGCACCCCCGGCACCCCCGCCACCTGGGACAGCGCCCTGAAGAAGTGGGGCAGCCGTTCCCTGGGGCAGGTCCTCAGGCCCGCCGAGCGGATCGCCAAGAACGGCTTCACCGTCGATGCGACCTTCCGTCAGCAGACCGCGGACAACGAGGCGCGGTTCCGCGACTTCCCGGCCACCGCCGCCCTGTTCCTGCCCGGCGGCAAGCTGCCGGTGGTCGGCTCCACCCTGAAGAACCCCGATCTGGCCCGCACCTACCGGGAGTTGGGGAGCAAGGGCATCGGCGCCCTCTACCACGGGTCCATCGGGCGGGACATCGTCCGCACCGTGCAGCGGCCGCCGGTCCGCGCCGGCGCCGACCGCAAGGTCCGCCCCGGCCACCTGACCACCGCCGACCTCCGCGCCTACCACACGCTGCTCCACCCGCCGACCCACACCACCTACCGCGGCCTGGACGTCTACGGCATGGCGCCGTCCTCCTCCGGCGGCACCAGCATGGCCGAGGCGCTCAACATCCTGGGGAAGAGCGACCTCTCGCACCTGTCCGAGACGCAGTTCCTGCACCGCTACATCGAGGCCAGCCGGATCGCCTTCGCCGACCGCGGCCGCTGGGTCGGCGACCCCGCCTTCGAGGACGTCCCCGTCAAGGGCCTGACCTCCAAGCGCTTCGCCGACTCCCGCGCGTGCCTGATCAACGACCACAAGGCGCTCACCAGCCCGCTCGCGCCCGGCGACCCGCGCCACCCGAAGCCCTGCGGCAGCACCGGCAAGGCCGTCCCGACGACGTACGAGGGGGAGAACACCACCCACCTCACCGTCGCCGACAAGTGGGGCAACATCGTCGCCTACACCCTCACCATCGAGCAGACCGGCGGCAGCGGCATCGCCGTCCCCGGCCGCGGCTTCCTGCTCAACAACGAGCTGACCGACTTCTCCTTCACGCCCATCGACCCGGCCGTGCACGACCCCAACCTGCCGGGCCCCGGCAAGCGGCCGCGCTCGTCCATCTCCCCGACCATCGTGCTGCGCCACGGCGCGCCCGTGCTGGCCGTGGGCTCGCCCGGCGGCGCCACCATCATCACCACCGTCCTGCAGACCCTGATCAACCACCTCGACCGCGGGATGTCGTTGGTGGACGCGATCGCCGCACCGCGCGCCAGCCAGCGCAACGCCGCCGCCACCGAGCTCGAACCGGCCCTCTACAACAGCCCGCTGCGCAAGCAACTGGAGGCGCTCGGCCACTCCTTCAAGCTGAACCCGGAGATCGGCGCGGCCACCGGCGTGCAGCGGCTGCCGGACGGCCGCTGGCTCGCCGCGGCCGAGAAGGTCCGCCGCGGCGGCGGCTCCGCACAGGTCGTTCACCCGGCGCCGTAG
- a CDS encoding aspartate aminotransferase family protein: protein MTQDADELHARHQAVLPSWLSLSYEHPLELTRGEGRYVWDGEGNRYLDFFGGILTTMTAHALPEVTWAVAEQAARIVHSSTLYLSRPMVELAERIAALSGIPDARVFFTTSGTEANDAALLLATTYRRSNQVLAMRNSYHGRSFSTVGVTGNQSWSPTSLSPLQTLYVHGGVRSRGPYADLGDAEYIAACVADLEDMLQQTAGGVAALIAEPVQGVGGFTAPPDGLYAAFREVLAREGILWISDEVQTGWGRTGDHFWGWQAHAGNGPPDLLTFAKGIGNGMAIGGVVARAEVMNCLPANSISTFGGSPITMAAGLANLNHVLEHDLQGNARRVGGLLIERLRAVAAGLDVVREVRGRGLMIGVELVRPGTDERSPEAASLALEAARERGLLVGKGGQGGNALRIGPPLTLTVAEAEEGAELLADALRWVRGRLVGR, encoded by the coding sequence GTGACACAGGACGCCGACGAGCTGCACGCGCGCCACCAGGCGGTGCTGCCGTCCTGGCTGAGCCTCTCCTACGAACACCCGCTGGAGCTCACGCGCGGCGAGGGCCGGTACGTCTGGGACGGCGAGGGCAACCGCTACCTCGACTTCTTCGGCGGCATCCTCACCACCATGACGGCGCACGCGCTGCCCGAGGTGACCTGGGCCGTCGCCGAGCAGGCCGCCCGGATCGTGCACTCCTCCACGCTCTATCTCTCCCGCCCGATGGTCGAGTTGGCGGAGCGGATCGCCGCGCTCTCCGGCATCCCCGACGCCCGGGTCTTCTTCACCACCTCCGGCACCGAGGCCAACGACGCCGCGCTGCTGCTGGCCACCACGTACCGCCGGTCCAACCAGGTCCTGGCGATGCGCAACAGCTACCACGGCCGGTCGTTCTCCACCGTCGGCGTCACCGGCAACCAGAGCTGGTCGCCCACCAGCCTCTCGCCGTTGCAGACCCTCTACGTCCACGGCGGGGTGCGCTCCCGCGGCCCCTACGCCGACCTCGGCGACGCGGAGTACATCGCGGCCTGCGTCGCGGACCTGGAGGACATGCTCCAGCAGACCGCCGGCGGCGTCGCCGCGCTGATCGCCGAACCGGTGCAGGGCGTCGGCGGGTTCACCGCCCCGCCCGACGGGCTGTACGCGGCGTTCCGGGAGGTGCTGGCCCGGGAGGGCATCCTGTGGATCAGCGACGAGGTGCAGACCGGTTGGGGCCGCACCGGTGACCACTTCTGGGGCTGGCAGGCGCACGCCGGCAACGGCCCGCCGGACCTGCTCACCTTCGCCAAGGGCATCGGCAACGGCATGGCCATCGGCGGGGTGGTGGCCCGCGCCGAGGTCATGAACTGCCTGCCGGCCAACTCCATTTCGACCTTCGGCGGCAGCCCGATCACCATGGCCGCGGGCCTGGCCAACCTCAACCACGTCCTGGAGCACGACCTCCAGGGCAACGCCCGACGGGTCGGCGGGCTGCTGATCGAGCGGCTGCGGGCGGTGGCGGCCGGCCTGGACGTGGTGCGGGAGGTGCGGGGGCGGGGCCTGATGATCGGGGTCGAGCTGGTCCGGCCGGGCACCGACGAGCGCTCGCCCGAGGCCGCCTCGCTGGCCCTGGAGGCGGCCCGGGAGCGCGGGTTGCTGGTCGGCAAGGGCGGCCAGGGCGGCAACGCGCTCCGCATCGGCCCGCCGCTCACCCTCACCGTGGCCGAGGCCGAGGAGGGCGCGGAACTCCTCGCGGACGCCCTGCGGTGGGTGCGGGGGCGGCTCGTGGGGCGCTAG
- a CDS encoding amidase, with amino-acid sequence MSVDESQERRTGGSPDHPRRPAPAGQLDGQWEGLAEQARALADGAVTATALVRRSLERIAATQDTVNAFRRVRAEAALAEAAEADRRLAAGERTPLLGVPVAVKDDTDVAGEPTAFGCAGEFPVKQHDAEVVRRLRAAGAVIVGKTNACELGQWPFTEGPAFGDTRNPWNLAHTPGGSSGGSAAAVAAGLVPAALGTDGAGSVRIPAAWSHLVGIKPQRGRISTWPDAEAFQGITGIGPLARTVEDAALLLDVASGNHAGDLHRPPVIAAREAARRDPGRLRIALSWKAATTFTRKPLHPDVRAAVIALARTLAGLGHLVEEAEPDYGLVGLAFVPRATAGVGEWAARVPDPRLLDRRTQGAARMGRLLGGPPLRRARAAEQRQRRRIGALFGRYDVLLTPTTATPPPRIGALAGLSGWGTDRAMIAACPYAWPWNVLGWPGISVPAGFSADGLPLGAQLLGPAHGEPRLISLAAQLQDALQWHRRRPDGHPAPVEGVSPEGR; translated from the coding sequence GTGAGCGTCGACGAGAGCCAGGAACGCCGGACCGGAGGGTCCCCGGACCACCCCCGCCGCCCCGCCCCCGCCGGGCAACTCGACGGTCAGTGGGAGGGGCTCGCCGAACAGGCCCGGGCCCTGGCCGACGGCGCGGTCACCGCCACCGCCCTGGTCCGCCGCTCCCTGGAGCGGATCGCGGCCACCCAGGACACCGTCAACGCCTTCCGCCGGGTCCGCGCCGAGGCGGCGCTGGCCGAGGCAGCGGAGGCGGACCGCCGGCTCGCGGCCGGGGAGCGGACGCCGCTGCTCGGCGTGCCGGTCGCGGTCAAGGACGACACCGATGTGGCCGGCGAGCCCACCGCGTTCGGCTGCGCCGGGGAGTTCCCGGTCAAGCAGCACGACGCCGAGGTGGTGCGGCGGCTGCGCGCCGCCGGCGCGGTCATCGTCGGCAAGACCAACGCCTGCGAGCTGGGCCAGTGGCCGTTCACCGAGGGCCCGGCCTTCGGCGACACCCGCAACCCCTGGAACCTCGCGCACACCCCCGGCGGTTCGTCCGGCGGTTCGGCCGCCGCGGTCGCCGCCGGGCTGGTGCCGGCCGCGCTGGGCACCGACGGCGCCGGCTCGGTCCGGATCCCCGCCGCCTGGTCCCACCTCGTCGGCATCAAACCGCAGCGCGGCCGGATCTCGACCTGGCCGGACGCCGAGGCGTTCCAGGGCATCACCGGCATCGGCCCGTTGGCCCGCACCGTCGAGGACGCCGCGCTGCTGCTCGACGTCGCCAGCGGCAACCACGCCGGGGACCTGCACCGGCCACCGGTCATCGCGGCCCGCGAGGCCGCCCGCCGGGACCCAGGCCGGCTGCGGATCGCGCTGTCCTGGAAGGCCGCCACCACCTTCACCCGCAAGCCGCTCCACCCCGATGTGCGGGCCGCGGTGATCGCCCTCGCCCGCACCCTGGCCGGCCTCGGCCACCTCGTCGAGGAGGCCGAACCGGACTACGGGCTGGTGGGGTTGGCCTTCGTCCCGCGCGCCACCGCCGGGGTCGGCGAGTGGGCCGCCCGGGTCCCCGACCCCCGGCTGCTGGACCGCCGCACCCAGGGGGCGGCGCGCATGGGCCGGCTGCTCGGCGGGCCGCCGCTGCGCCGCGCCCGGGCCGCCGAGCAGCGCCAACGCCGCCGGATCGGGGCGCTGTTCGGCCGCTACGACGTGCTGCTGACGCCGACCACCGCGACCCCGCCGCCGCGCATCGGCGCCCTCGCCGGGCTCAGCGGCTGGGGGACCGACAGGGCCATGATCGCGGCCTGCCCGTACGCCTGGCCGTGGAACGTGCTCGGCTGGCCCGGCATCAGCGTCCCGGCCGGCTTCAGCGCGGACGGGCTGCCGCTGGGCGCCCAACTCCTGGGCCCGGCCCACGGCGAGCCGCGGCTGATCTCGTTGGCCGCCCAACTCCAGGACGCGTTGCAGTGGCACCGGCGGCGCCCCGACGGGCACCCCGCCCCGGTCGAGGGCGTCAGCCCAGAAGGCCGATGA
- a CDS encoding nitrilase-related carbon-nitrogen hydrolase gives MSDVVRAALVQATWTGDTESMIAKHEEHARAAAAQGAKVIGFQEVFNAPYFCQVQEPEHYRWAEPVPDGPTVRRMQALARETGMVIVVPVFEVEQSGFYYNTAAVIDADGTVLGKYRKHHIPQVKGFWEKFYFRPGNVGWPVFDTAVGRVGVYICYDRHFPEGWRQLGLNGAQLVYNPSATSRGLSGYLWKLEQPAAAVANEYFVAAINRVGVEEYGDNEFYGSSYFVDPRGQFVGEPASDSKEELVVRDLDFGLIDEVRQQWAFYRDRRPDAYEGLMRP, from the coding sequence ATGTCCGATGTTGTGCGTGCCGCACTGGTCCAGGCGACCTGGACCGGCGACACCGAATCCATGATCGCGAAACACGAGGAGCACGCCAGGGCGGCGGCCGCGCAGGGTGCGAAGGTGATCGGGTTCCAAGAGGTCTTCAACGCCCCGTACTTCTGCCAGGTCCAGGAGCCCGAGCACTACCGCTGGGCCGAACCGGTGCCGGACGGGCCGACCGTGCGGCGGATGCAGGCGCTCGCCCGGGAGACCGGGATGGTGATCGTGGTCCCCGTCTTCGAGGTCGAGCAGTCCGGCTTCTACTACAACACCGCCGCCGTCATCGACGCCGACGGCACCGTCCTCGGCAAGTACCGCAAGCACCACATCCCGCAGGTCAAGGGCTTCTGGGAGAAGTTCTACTTCCGCCCGGGCAACGTCGGCTGGCCGGTCTTCGACACCGCCGTCGGCCGGGTCGGCGTCTACATCTGCTACGACCGCCACTTCCCGGAGGGCTGGCGGCAGTTGGGCCTCAACGGCGCCCAGCTCGTCTACAACCCGTCGGCCACCTCGCGCGGCCTGTCCGGGTACCTGTGGAAGCTGGAGCAGCCCGCGGCGGCGGTCGCCAACGAGTACTTCGTCGCCGCGATCAACCGCGTCGGCGTGGAGGAGTACGGCGACAACGAGTTCTACGGCTCCAGCTACTTCGTCGACCCGCGCGGCCAGTTCGTCGGCGAGCCGGCGAGCGACAGCAAGGAGGAACTGGTCGTCCGCGACCTGGACTTCGGGCTGATCGACGAGGTCCGCCAGCAGTGGGCGTTCTACCGCGACCGCCGGCCGGACGCCTACGAGGGGCTGATGCGCCCGTGA